A genome region from Thalassotalea euphylliae includes the following:
- a CDS encoding aldo/keto reductase yields MAIKDRQLTRRALLTTLAKLGIGVGLLPLSALAQQHNQPLNPNTIAYQLKAAKFLKKTIPSTGQTIHPIGMGTWITFNVGKDTSLRNERTEVLDTFFQLGGEVVDSSPMYGSAEEVLGYGLTKLKANSANYQSSLFAATKTWTGSKSEGKQQFNDSQQLWQQARFALLQIHNLVAWQQHLPMLRELKQQRLIKYIGVTTSHGRRHRELAKIMATEPIDFVQLTYNILDREVEQELLPLAQEKGIAVIANRPFQGGRLMQRFEREPLPAWATELGCDNWPQYFLRFVISHPALTCAIPATSKVDHMQENMSAANIMPLPNAQQRHQMVTYLNTL; encoded by the coding sequence ATGGCAATCAAAGATAGACAACTGACCAGACGCGCGCTGTTAACCACATTAGCTAAGCTTGGTATTGGCGTTGGTTTATTGCCTTTATCAGCACTTGCTCAGCAGCACAACCAACCGCTTAACCCCAATACCATAGCTTACCAGTTAAAAGCGGCAAAATTTCTCAAGAAAACGATTCCCAGTACAGGGCAGACGATTCATCCGATTGGCATGGGCACTTGGATTACTTTCAATGTTGGCAAGGATACGTCACTGCGCAACGAGCGCACTGAAGTGCTTGATACTTTCTTTCAGCTTGGTGGAGAAGTGGTCGACTCATCACCAATGTATGGCTCTGCTGAAGAAGTGCTTGGCTATGGTTTGACAAAACTCAAGGCTAATAGCGCTAACTATCAATCATCACTATTTGCTGCCACAAAAACATGGACAGGTTCGAAAAGTGAGGGCAAACAACAATTTAACGACTCACAACAGTTGTGGCAGCAAGCACGCTTTGCGCTACTGCAAATTCATAACTTAGTGGCGTGGCAGCAACACTTGCCGATGCTGCGCGAGCTTAAGCAGCAAAGGCTGATCAAATACATTGGCGTGACTACCTCACACGGCCGTCGGCATCGCGAACTTGCAAAGATTATGGCTACTGAGCCGATTGATTTTGTACAACTCACTTACAATATTCTTGATCGCGAAGTTGAGCAGGAATTACTGCCACTTGCACAAGAGAAAGGGATTGCCGTTATCGCAAATCGCCCCTTTCAAGGTGGACGTTTAATGCAACGATTCGAACGAGAACCATTGCCAGCATGGGCAACTGAATTAGGTTGTGACAATTGGCCACAATATTTTCTGCGCTTTGTGATCAGCCACCCTGCACTCACTTGCGCCATTCCAGCTACGTCAAAAGTTGACCATATGCAGGAAAACATGAGCGCCGCGAATATCATGCCATTGCCCAATGCACAGCAGCGCCATCAAATGGTAACTTATCTCAACACCTTATAA
- a CDS encoding tetratricopeptide repeat protein: MHNIIVALLLLLTLAQAFAFESNYQGLLDEIVATEVPSAENEARLTALFEHQDQGIRVSAKIRIAELYWKTGRFEQAEAVLQDVSRGFDNYPPKYQVESLLTQASFESRRNNHREVEKYARRAAAIAKASHQPLLANTYYVLGNSLMAQRKILAAKQHFELALAQYKQMKDDTGLLLTLNSLGVVHKDNGDLANGIKYLLQAREAVERGGSKGYRATVYYNLGDVFRDSHEPEKAASYYQQALEIDLELGDLGNVAYDYTGLAHAYSALEQHTKALQNNQKAIQQLVKIKAPQELSRAYLQQSRIYRDLADQTEQLKSLQLAERTAAQSQSKYQIMSVDIEKAKYSLEQQDHQQALKQLLSALAIADELSLEPVQLEVNKLLADAYQPLNDYKKANQHLSTSFALQQKLDNEDLREKSERYKGDLNLLEEQLKVSQLEQKEAEQAQAIEMQEAVKQRLVIMMLASTIVFIVLVIFLIQRRKLAVLKADLFEQALQQKQQLFADVSHELRTPLTALKLQIQALQHDLVSNVEDSYDKLAGKVNEINRLIADIYQLAQADTNAIELNLTEVALSPLFERWQADWQSTVENSGFAWGCQLALANTRKSMDTERIKQVIDNLLSNATVYTDKPGKIVLTAAIENQQLVVSVEDTAPTVSEDKLGKIFARLYRVESSRSRQTGGSGLGLAICESLIKAHGGKISAKQSELGGLKVSFSL; the protein is encoded by the coding sequence ATGCATAATATCATTGTTGCTTTACTGCTGTTATTGACCTTGGCACAAGCTTTCGCTTTCGAATCAAACTATCAAGGCTTGTTAGATGAAATTGTGGCAACAGAGGTGCCATCTGCTGAAAACGAAGCGCGTTTAACCGCATTGTTTGAACATCAAGATCAAGGTATTCGTGTTAGCGCGAAAATTCGTATTGCGGAACTTTATTGGAAAACAGGGCGATTCGAGCAAGCTGAAGCTGTGCTGCAAGATGTCTCGCGAGGTTTTGATAATTACCCACCTAAATACCAAGTGGAAAGCTTGCTAACACAAGCGTCGTTTGAATCAAGACGCAATAATCACCGCGAAGTTGAGAAATATGCACGGCGCGCAGCAGCGATTGCTAAAGCTTCTCACCAACCTTTACTCGCCAATACTTACTATGTGTTGGGTAATTCGCTAATGGCGCAACGGAAAATTCTAGCAGCAAAACAGCATTTTGAACTTGCCCTAGCCCAATATAAACAAATGAAAGACGATACAGGGCTGTTACTTACGTTAAATAGCCTTGGTGTAGTACACAAAGATAACGGTGACTTGGCTAATGGCATTAAATATTTATTGCAAGCCCGAGAAGCGGTAGAGCGCGGTGGTAGTAAAGGGTATCGCGCAACGGTTTACTATAATTTAGGGGATGTTTTTCGCGACTCTCACGAACCCGAAAAAGCGGCAAGCTATTATCAACAAGCGCTGGAAATCGATTTAGAATTGGGTGATTTGGGTAATGTTGCGTACGACTATACGGGCCTTGCACACGCTTATTCCGCGCTTGAACAACATACAAAGGCGTTACAAAACAACCAAAAAGCGATTCAACAACTCGTCAAAATTAAGGCACCGCAAGAACTGTCACGGGCTTACCTGCAACAGTCGAGAATTTATCGCGATCTTGCCGATCAAACAGAACAATTAAAAAGCTTACAACTGGCGGAAAGAACTGCGGCACAATCGCAGTCGAAGTATCAGATCATGTCAGTTGATATTGAAAAAGCAAAATATAGCTTGGAACAACAGGATCACCAGCAAGCCCTAAAGCAACTGTTAAGTGCCCTTGCTATTGCTGATGAGTTGTCATTGGAGCCTGTACAATTAGAGGTGAATAAACTGCTAGCGGATGCTTACCAGCCGCTAAATGACTATAAAAAGGCAAACCAACACCTAAGCACTAGCTTTGCGCTGCAACAGAAGTTGGATAACGAAGATCTACGCGAAAAATCTGAGCGCTATAAAGGTGACTTAAACCTGTTAGAAGAACAATTAAAGGTTAGCCAATTAGAACAAAAAGAGGCTGAGCAAGCACAAGCCATAGAAATGCAAGAGGCCGTTAAACAGCGCCTTGTTATTATGATGTTGGCATCAACCATTGTGTTTATTGTGCTGGTAATTTTTCTAATTCAACGACGTAAATTAGCGGTGCTAAAAGCCGACTTATTTGAACAAGCACTTCAACAAAAGCAGCAACTATTTGCGGATGTTTCCCATGAACTGCGCACGCCACTAACTGCCTTAAAATTGCAAATTCAGGCGCTGCAACACGACTTAGTGAGCAATGTTGAAGACAGTTACGACAAGCTGGCGGGCAAGGTGAATGAGATTAATCGCTTAATTGCTGACATCTACCAACTGGCTCAAGCTGATACTAACGCAATTGAACTTAACCTAACAGAAGTGGCACTTTCCCCCTTATTTGAGCGCTGGCAAGCAGACTGGCAAAGCACAGTGGAAAATAGCGGTTTCGCATGGGGCTGTCAGTTGGCACTTGCTAATACGCGTAAATCGATGGATACCGAACGCATTAAGCAGGTAATTGATAACTTGTTGTCTAACGCCACCGTTTATACCGATAAACCCGGCAAGATTGTGCTAACTGCAGCTATCGAAAACCAGCAGCTCGTGGTTAGTGTTGAAGACACTGCACCGACAGTGAGTGAAGACAAGCTAGGCAAGATATTTGCTCGTTTATATCGAGTAGAGTCTTCTCGCAGCCGTCAAACGGGGGGCTCAGGATTGGGCTTGGCGATATGTGAAAGTTTAATTAAAGCTCATGGCGGCAAGATAAGTGCAAAGCAGAGTGAACTGGGCGGGCTAAAGGTTAGTTTTAGTCTATAA
- a CDS encoding response regulator transcription factor: MKTILLVEDDADIVELIQLFLRNEGYHVVHVDDGAEVIGAVQLNQPDLIIMDIMLPNVDGLTCTQEIRQSFNVPVIMLTALVEQGDKLAGLETGADDYLCKPFDIQELLLRIKALLRRTEGQVHYQPWVIDEEQLTVSFNGAMVDFTLGEFKLFTLLYNAPNRVFSRDQIIELIYADYRDITDRAVDSHIKNLRRKIKQNGADPAHIQSVYGAGYRFNQEPTS, from the coding sequence ATGAAAACTATTTTGCTTGTCGAAGATGACGCCGATATTGTTGAGTTGATTCAGCTATTTCTGCGCAATGAAGGCTATCATGTTGTCCACGTTGACGATGGCGCTGAAGTGATTGGCGCGGTGCAATTGAATCAGCCTGACTTGATTATTATGGACATTATGCTGCCTAATGTTGATGGCTTAACGTGCACGCAAGAAATTCGTCAATCGTTTAATGTGCCAGTTATTATGCTTACCGCCTTGGTTGAGCAAGGCGATAAACTCGCCGGCTTAGAAACTGGTGCTGATGATTACCTGTGCAAACCCTTTGATATTCAGGAGTTGCTGCTAAGAATTAAAGCGCTACTGCGACGAACAGAAGGACAAGTGCATTATCAGCCCTGGGTAATTGATGAAGAGCAGCTTACCGTAAGTTTTAACGGTGCGATGGTGGATTTTACATTAGGTGAGTTTAAATTATTTACCTTACTCTACAACGCGCCTAATCGCGTATTTTCGCGAGATCAGATTATCGAGCTTATTTATGCCGATTATCGTGATATCACTGACCGTGCTGTTGACAGCCATATCAAGAACTTACGAAGAAAAATTAAGCAAAATGGTGCAGACCCTGCTCATATTCAGTCGGTCTATGGTGCTGGCTATCGTTTTAACCAAGAGCCTACTAGCTAA
- a CDS encoding DUF6064 family protein, with amino-acid sequence MFADLLNQLFSYSLHDFLLFSPEVYWRLVTNYLNAHQLIGADVAIATSIAVYLLVKHRYPRLVLCFIALLWLWLGWQFYLTHYQTINHHAIYLGFICLLQVALLVALAIKENYFQNKAANAKKITVGLIISTMLTMPILAVSSGLPWSAGMAGLMPIPTVILSLFFTSQLASRWRYLLYPLPILITVVELLTLDLLTWQLIT; translated from the coding sequence GTGTTTGCCGATTTACTTAACCAATTATTTAGCTATTCACTTCATGATTTTTTGCTGTTTTCGCCAGAAGTGTATTGGCGGTTAGTCACTAACTATCTTAACGCGCATCAACTGATCGGTGCCGATGTTGCGATTGCCACCAGCATCGCGGTTTACCTGCTCGTAAAACACCGTTATCCAAGGCTAGTGTTGTGTTTTATTGCCTTACTTTGGCTTTGGTTGGGGTGGCAGTTTTACCTTACTCACTATCAAACCATTAACCACCACGCCATCTACCTTGGCTTTATCTGTTTATTACAGGTTGCTTTATTAGTAGCGCTGGCCATAAAAGAAAATTACTTTCAAAACAAAGCCGCTAACGCAAAAAAAATAACCGTTGGTTTGATTATCAGTACTATGCTGACCATGCCAATTTTAGCGGTTAGCAGTGGCTTGCCTTGGTCGGCAGGTATGGCTGGGCTAATGCCTATTCCCACCGTGATTTTAAGCCTGTTTTTCACCAGCCAACTTGCCTCAAGATGGCGTTACCTATTGTACCCACTGCCAATATTAATTACTGTTGTCGAGCTACTGACACTGGACTTACTGACTTGGCAGCTTATTACCTAA
- a CDS encoding DNA topoisomerase III encodes MKLYIAEKPSLGRAIADVLPKPHKKQQGYIQVGNGDIVTWCIGHILEQAEPEAYGEHYKKWQLEHLPIIPDSWQLKPKYKTKSQLTVIRNWLKKADEVVHAGDPDREGQLLVDEVLNYLKLTKTKTAAVKRLLISDLNPAAVKKALNQLKSNQAFMPLSVSALARSRADWLYGINLTRALTIQGGKAGYQGVLSVGRVQTPVLGLVVNRDREIANFVSKPFYEVEAKLTLNQTASAPNIMAKWQPSEACQPYQDGDGRVVVKALAENVVSRIHQQPAQVTELTKQDKQQNAPLPYNLSALQIDAAKRYAMNAKLVLDVCQALYEKHKLITYPRSDCRYLPTEHFSQAPQILAMLKDSQLPLAKQLGDADPKRKSRAWQDSKVGAHHAIIPTTKSPAKLNLNNFEKNIYQLICRQYAAQFFPAYCYQQIKASFSIAGGLFTASTNIVSQLGWKSLFTPSKNSKEESTKAEQAIPTSAEDATPTSNKEDNDEQQNNNPALANLTQGQTLFCQLGHLREKQTEPPKHFTDASLLAAMTGIARFVTDKPLKAILKETDGLGTEATRAGIIDLLFKRGFLQRQGKQIHATDTGKGLIDALPSDCTQPDMTARWELSLNQIADKACSYGQFMQPIEGSLHGLVNLLSQQLPSSLQGLKSPQKPAYKKRRKTSNTKRKSSTTKK; translated from the coding sequence ATGAAGCTGTATATCGCCGAAAAACCTAGCCTAGGACGAGCCATCGCAGATGTGCTTCCCAAGCCGCATAAAAAACAGCAAGGTTATATTCAAGTAGGTAACGGCGATATTGTCACTTGGTGCATTGGTCATATTTTGGAGCAAGCTGAGCCTGAAGCTTATGGTGAGCACTATAAGAAGTGGCAGCTTGAACACTTGCCGATTATTCCTGACAGTTGGCAATTAAAACCTAAGTACAAAACCAAAAGCCAACTGACTGTGATCCGCAATTGGCTGAAAAAAGCGGACGAAGTTGTTCACGCCGGCGATCCTGATCGTGAAGGCCAATTACTGGTCGATGAAGTGCTTAATTATTTAAAGCTCACTAAAACGAAAACCGCAGCGGTAAAGCGTCTCTTAATTAGCGACTTAAACCCAGCTGCAGTGAAAAAAGCCCTTAACCAATTGAAGTCTAATCAGGCTTTTATGCCGCTATCGGTTTCAGCGTTAGCACGCAGCCGAGCCGATTGGCTTTATGGCATTAACCTGACCCGCGCGCTAACCATTCAAGGGGGCAAAGCTGGCTATCAAGGAGTGTTGTCAGTGGGCCGTGTACAAACCCCAGTGTTGGGGCTAGTGGTCAATCGCGATCGCGAAATTGCTAACTTTGTTAGTAAGCCTTTTTATGAGGTGGAAGCCAAATTAACGCTTAACCAAACCGCATCCGCGCCAAACATCATGGCCAAATGGCAACCGAGTGAAGCCTGCCAACCCTACCAAGATGGAGACGGACGAGTAGTAGTAAAAGCGCTGGCAGAAAATGTGGTGAGCCGCATTCACCAGCAACCAGCGCAAGTTACAGAGCTGACAAAGCAAGACAAGCAACAAAACGCACCACTGCCTTATAACTTATCAGCCCTGCAAATTGATGCGGCTAAGCGCTATGCCATGAATGCTAAATTGGTGCTAGACGTTTGTCAGGCACTGTATGAAAAACATAAACTGATCACTTACCCAAGATCAGATTGCCGTTATTTACCCACCGAGCATTTTAGCCAAGCGCCACAAATACTTGCCATGCTAAAAGACAGCCAACTGCCACTGGCAAAGCAGTTAGGCGATGCCGATCCCAAACGCAAAAGTCGCGCTTGGCAAGACAGTAAAGTGGGCGCTCATCACGCGATTATTCCGACCACCAAATCGCCAGCTAAGCTCAATTTAAATAACTTTGAGAAAAATATTTATCAACTGATTTGCCGTCAATATGCGGCGCAGTTTTTTCCGGCTTATTGCTATCAGCAGATTAAAGCGAGTTTTTCGATTGCTGGTGGGCTATTTACCGCTAGCACCAATATAGTGTCACAACTGGGTTGGAAATCGCTGTTTACTCCCTCAAAAAATAGCAAAGAGGAAAGCACGAAAGCAGAGCAAGCTATACCTACCAGTGCAGAGGACGCAACACCTACCAGTAACAAAGAAGATAACGATGAACAGCAAAATAACAATCCTGCACTAGCAAACTTAACCCAAGGGCAAACCTTATTTTGCCAACTTGGGCACTTACGGGAAAAACAAACCGAGCCACCAAAGCATTTTACCGATGCGTCTTTACTTGCCGCCATGACCGGAATTGCCCGCTTTGTTACCGATAAACCCCTTAAAGCCATCTTAAAAGAAACTGATGGTCTAGGCACTGAAGCGACCCGCGCTGGGATTATCGACTTGCTATTTAAACGTGGCTTTTTACAGCGCCAAGGCAAACAAATTCATGCTACCGACACAGGAAAAGGATTAATTGATGCCTTGCCAAGTGATTGCACACAGCCAGATATGACCGCACGTTGGGAGTTATCACTTAACCAAATTGCCGATAAAGCCTGTAGTTATGGACAATTTATGCAGCCCATTGAAGGCTCATTACACGGCTTGGTTAATTTGCTTAGCCAGCAATTGCCAAGCTCATTACAAGGGCTGAAAAGTCCACAAAAACCCGCTTATAAAAAACGCCGAAAAACGTCAAATACCAAGCGTAAATCGAGCACAACTAAAAAGTAA
- a CDS encoding PEP-CTERM sorting domain-containing protein, whose protein sequence is MTSNTSLKVVNKKGNALKLSSFWLASFKLGLGIMLSIASLVSPTSSAGLISDYSLDSDSNIVTDSGNNLEWLQWSVTDGMSIDQALSTYANDGWQLASTAQMSDLFNTFDFSYGQFTWGEGGEVDQSHNSGSDGRTEAADDRELMFVSLFGNTYLEFSLNENGLSMQYAGALFGFSGGDDYYKIAFVRDDFDFERGIMQDYNGATAVNYREFLTDGFREDLGVALVRSTESTAVPEPAPLVLVAFGLIALVCTRRAKPLS, encoded by the coding sequence ATGACATCTAATACATCTCTAAAGGTGGTAAACAAGAAAGGTAACGCACTCAAACTAAGCTCATTTTGGTTAGCCTCATTTAAATTAGGCTTAGGCATTATGCTGAGTATTGCTAGCCTAGTTTCGCCAACCAGTTCTGCTGGGCTTATCAGCGACTATTCGCTTGATAGTGACTCCAATATTGTCACCGACTCTGGCAATAACCTTGAATGGCTGCAATGGTCAGTTACAGATGGCATGTCTATCGATCAAGCGTTATCAACCTATGCTAATGATGGCTGGCAGTTAGCCTCTACTGCTCAAATGTCTGACTTGTTTAACACCTTTGATTTTAGTTATGGCCAATTTACTTGGGGTGAGGGTGGTGAAGTTGATCAATCTCACAACTCAGGCTCTGATGGCAGAACTGAGGCTGCTGATGATCGAGAGCTGATGTTTGTTTCTCTATTTGGCAATACCTATTTAGAGTTCTCATTAAATGAGAATGGCCTTTCTATGCAATATGCCGGCGCGCTATTTGGTTTTAGTGGTGGTGATGACTACTACAAGATTGCCTTTGTCCGTGATGATTTCGATTTTGAGCGGGGAATAATGCAAGATTACAATGGTGCGACAGCCGTAAATTATCGTGAATTTTTAACTGATGGTTTTCGTGAAGATTTGGGTGTCGCACTTGTTCGCTCGACTGAATCAACCGCAGTTCCTGAGCCTGCGCCACTAGTGCTCGTTGCATTTGGGTTAATTGCTTTGGTTTGCACGCGCCGTGCAAAACCCTTGTCGTAA
- a CDS encoding sulfatase-like hydrolase/transferase codes for MMKYPVLMTAYLLVLLTACGGGGESSNANEPTPVVPDSPAPTNPTPTNSAPTGSITLVGEAVVGQTLGLSQNLADANGLGQFSYQWRRFVDNSHQAISGATSTSYQITEQDIGASLSVQIQYTDGDNFQETVTSAESDTVIALTSDENSAGKPNILLIIADDQGLDASAQYNLSIDLPVTPNLDALAAQGLVFDNVWATPACTTTRATIITGLHGINSGVDFVPAVMDANTNTLQRQIKSIDSDYQTAVIGKWHLGGANPDLSHPTDSGVDYYAGTIAGTIDDYYQWQLTEMGQTSERMDYHTSGITDLAVDWLAEQNQQEHPWFLWLAYVAPHSPFHLPPAELHSRSHLTGTASDIQSNRREYYLAAIEAMDSEIGRLLASLPEDERDNTLIIYLGDNGTPGGVIDTRVFSSSHSKNSLYEGGVRVPMLAAGFGVERENQREDALINSTDIFATISQFVGAASEQSTASQINNSYSFYALLSSAEQPLRQFNYTEFIRDGATGWSVRNQDYKLLALDGQPQALYQISQDIDEAEDLINDTSLSGIVAELNAEGERIRIE; via the coding sequence ATGATGAAGTATCCGGTGTTAATGACAGCTTATCTACTCGTTTTGCTTACCGCCTGTGGCGGTGGTGGCGAGTCGAGTAACGCCAACGAGCCAACACCCGTAGTACCTGATAGTCCGGCACCCACTAACCCTACACCAACAAACAGTGCGCCAACTGGCAGTATCACGCTAGTTGGCGAGGCAGTTGTTGGGCAAACCTTGGGTTTAAGCCAAAACTTGGCAGATGCAAATGGGCTGGGTCAGTTCAGCTATCAGTGGCGTCGCTTTGTCGATAACAGTCATCAAGCGATTTCTGGCGCAACGTCAACTAGTTATCAAATAACCGAGCAAGATATCGGTGCCAGCTTATCTGTGCAGATCCAATATACCGATGGCGACAACTTTCAAGAAACCGTTACCAGCGCCGAAAGTGATACTGTTATTGCGCTCACTTCTGATGAAAACAGTGCTGGTAAACCCAATATTTTACTGATCATTGCTGATGACCAAGGGCTTGATGCTTCTGCGCAATACAACCTCTCGATAGATTTACCCGTGACCCCTAACTTGGATGCCTTGGCTGCTCAAGGATTAGTATTCGACAATGTCTGGGCTACCCCTGCCTGCACCACAACACGAGCAACCATAATTACTGGGCTGCACGGCATTAACAGCGGTGTTGATTTTGTTCCTGCGGTAATGGATGCCAATACGAATACCCTGCAAAGACAAATAAAAAGCATCGACAGCGATTATCAAACCGCAGTGATTGGTAAATGGCACTTAGGTGGTGCCAACCCAGATTTATCCCACCCCACTGACAGTGGCGTGGATTATTATGCTGGTACTATCGCCGGCACAATTGATGATTACTACCAATGGCAACTAACGGAAATGGGGCAAACCAGTGAACGCATGGACTATCACACCTCAGGAATTACCGATCTTGCTGTTGATTGGCTGGCAGAGCAAAACCAGCAAGAACACCCGTGGTTTTTATGGCTCGCTTACGTAGCTCCGCATTCGCCATTTCATTTACCGCCCGCTGAACTGCACTCGCGTTCGCATTTAACTGGCACGGCATCAGATATCCAAAGCAACAGACGGGAATATTATTTGGCCGCGATTGAAGCGATGGACAGTGAAATTGGGCGGCTATTGGCGTCGCTGCCAGAAGATGAGCGAGACAACACCTTAATTATTTATTTAGGGGATAATGGCACGCCAGGCGGTGTGATTGATACCCGTGTTTTTAGTAGCAGCCACAGTAAAAACTCACTATACGAAGGCGGGGTCAGGGTGCCGATGCTAGCCGCTGGCTTTGGTGTGGAGCGCGAAAATCAGCGAGAAGATGCGCTCATTAATAGCACTGATATTTTTGCCACTATTAGCCAGTTTGTTGGCGCGGCGAGTGAGCAGAGCACGGCCAGTCAAATCAATAACAGCTATAGCTTTTACGCGCTACTGAGCAGCGCTGAGCAGCCACTGCGCCAATTTAATTACACTGAATTTATTCGCGATGGCGCAACGGGCTGGTCAGTGAGGAATCAAGATTACAAACTGCTTGCTTTAGATGGTCAGCCACAAGCCTTATACCAAATAAGCCAAGACATTGATGAAGCTGAAGATCTTATCAACGACACCTCTTTATCCGGTATTGTGGCGGAGCTTAACGCCGAAGGTGAGCGCATACGCATCGAGTAA